In Pirellulales bacterium, a single window of DNA contains:
- the recA gene encoding recombinase RecA produces MVTAVKSTNHRIMAKKDAAPKSDSKPADKAKGKDPIAEHPQLKTAIAQIEKEFGEGSIMPLGSTEAASHQIQGIPTGSLSLDLALGGQGVPKGRIIEIFGPESSGKTTLALHVVARAQKADGIAAFIDAEHALDPGWAKKLGVNLETLLVSQPSSGEEAMHITEMLIKSNAVDVIVVDSVAALVPQKELDGEIGDSHVGLQARLMSQTMRKLTGAISKSKTCVIFINQIREKIGVMFGSPETTPGGRALKFYSSCRIDVRRIGQLKDGEDVIGQRVRAKVVKNKVAPPFRVAEFDMLHQSGISYEGDVLDLALNQKLIQRSGAWFKYGEVHLGQGREKVRQYLIENPQLVEELREKLLAAGFTGSAAAAEE; encoded by the coding sequence ATGGTGACCGCCGTTAAATCGACCAATCATCGCATTATGGCCAAGAAAGACGCCGCTCCCAAGAGCGACTCGAAACCGGCAGACAAGGCGAAGGGCAAAGACCCGATTGCCGAGCATCCACAGTTGAAGACCGCCATCGCCCAAATCGAAAAGGAATTTGGCGAAGGCTCGATCATGCCGCTCGGCTCGACCGAGGCCGCGAGCCATCAAATTCAAGGCATTCCGACCGGCAGCTTGTCGCTCGATTTGGCGCTGGGCGGGCAAGGCGTTCCCAAAGGGCGAATCATCGAGATTTTCGGCCCCGAATCGAGCGGCAAGACGACGTTGGCGCTCCACGTCGTCGCCCGCGCTCAGAAGGCCGACGGCATCGCGGCATTTATCGACGCCGAACATGCGCTCGATCCGGGGTGGGCCAAGAAACTGGGCGTCAACTTGGAAACGCTGCTGGTGAGCCAACCCAGCAGCGGCGAAGAAGCGATGCACATCACCGAAATGCTGATCAAGAGCAACGCGGTTGATGTGATCGTGGTCGATTCGGTGGCCGCGCTAGTTCCGCAAAAGGAACTCGACGGCGAAATCGGCGATTCGCACGTCGGTCTTCAAGCCAGGCTAATGAGCCAGACGATGCGCAAGCTCACCGGAGCGATTTCCAAGAGCAAGACGTGCGTCATCTTCATCAACCAAATCCGGGAAAAAATTGGCGTCATGTTCGGCAGTCCCGAAACCACGCCTGGTGGCCGGGCACTGAAGTTTTACTCGTCGTGCCGCATCGACGTTCGGCGCATCGGCCAACTCAAGGACGGCGAAGATGTGATTGGCCAGCGGGTGCGGGCGAAAGTGGTGAAGAACAAAGTCGCGCCGCCATTCCGCGTGGCCGAGTTCGATATGCTGCACCAAAGCGGCATTAGCTACGAAGGGGACGTACTTGATTTGGCACTGAACCAAAAACTGATCCAGCGCTCTGGCGCGTGGTTCAAATATGGTGAAGTTCATCTGGGGCAAGGCCGCGAAAAGGTGCGGCAATATCTGATCGAAAACCCACAATTGGTCGAAGAATTGCGAGAGAAACTGCTTGCCGCCGGTTTCACTGGCAGCGCGGCGGCCGCCGAGGAATAG
- a CDS encoding Hsp20/alpha crystallin family protein — MALIPWKNKTDRSPDGGLSSMTEFRTEMNRLFDTFFREPLGSIGESFSSLGRWAPTLDVAENDRTVIVRAELPGVDPKDLDITVTGDRLTISGEKKETSERKEKDYFHRESRYGSFSRTVELPAGIDPQQVSADYDNGVLTITLQKSPGAVAKKVPVKTK; from the coding sequence ATGGCTCTCATTCCTTGGAAAAACAAAACGGATCGATCACCCGACGGCGGTTTGTCGTCGATGACGGAGTTCCGCACCGAAATGAACCGGCTGTTCGATACTTTTTTCCGCGAACCGCTCGGCTCGATCGGCGAATCGTTTAGCTCGCTGGGTCGCTGGGCACCGACGCTCGATGTGGCGGAGAACGACCGAACGGTGATCGTTCGAGCCGAGCTTCCCGGCGTCGATCCGAAAGATCTCGACATTACCGTGACCGGCGACCGCCTGACGATTTCCGGAGAGAAAAAGGAAACCAGCGAGCGCAAGGAAAAGGATTATTTCCACCGCGAAAGCCGCTATGGCAGCTTCAGCCGCACGGTCGAATTGCCAGCCGGGATCGATCCGCAGCAGGTCAGCGCCGACTACGACAACGGCGTTCTAACCATCACGCTGCAAAAATCGCCAGGAGCCGTGGCGAAGAAGGTGCCGGTGAAGACGAAGTAG